The DNA segment CTATTGATGTAGATATAAATTTAAAATTGTTTTATCCTAAAAACACTTTATATTTTACAGATTGATGTGAATAATTGATTATTTATAAAAATATGTTATTTTATTAATTATTTTTATATTTTTAAACATATTATTATTAACATAATAAAAAATACTGCAATATTTTATAAATATTTTTTGGTTTTATTAAAATTAATTTTACTTTTGAACAGTATTCTGCGCCGATAAGTCAAGCTGAAGAACGCATGAATATATTCCATTATTGGTAATATTATTATTTAAACTTAAAATATATTATGTCATTTAAAACCATTTTAGAATACGCCGGAACAAAGCGTAATGTTTTATCAGTAGAGTTCGGCATGTTACAGGAAACCGACAAAACGGGGAGGCCGTCTTCGGTAGCCCGAGGAGGGAAAATCCATTTAACCGTAGAAGGAACCGGTGCAACTGATCTTTTTGAATGGATGACCAATTCTTTTGAAAGAAAAGATGGAAGTGTTAAATTCATTAAAAGAGATAGTGATGCTACATTGAAAGAGCTTAAATTCAAGGAAGCTTATATTGTGAAATACACTGAAAATTTTGATGCCTCAGGAGAGAATCCGCTTACTGAAACTTTCGTGCTTTCAGCAAAAGAAATTGAATTGGGTAATGCCAAACATGTAAATGAATGGGTTTAACCTTCTTTACATTCAAAATGAATTATTTCAAACTAAAAATATAGCTTCTGTATTTTTCATAAAAGAGATTTTTAATCAGAAAATACCTGCGGAATTCTTAAATAGGTATCCTCCAATGATCTTTTAAAAAACCAAAGCTTACTTATCAAACAAAACACTTAACCGAAAAAAAATTATTATGTCATTTAAAGCAATATTAGAAGTAGCCGGAAAAAAGTACAATATTCTGAATGTAAATTATGGATTATTCCAGGAAACTGATGCTACAGGACGTCCGTCTACCATTACAAGAGGAGGAAAAGTTGATGTTACTGTAGAAGGAACAGGGTCTACGGAACTTTTTGAATGGATGACCAATTCTTTCGAAAGAAAAGACGGAAAAATAGTATTCTTCAAAAGAGACAGTGAAGCCACACTCAAAGAGCTTAAATTCACAGAAGCTTATCTCGTAAAGCATAAAGAAAAATTTGATTCGGTTGGAGAAAACCCGCTCACCGAGTCATTTACAATCTCCGCCCGGAAAATAGAAATGGGAAGTGGTGCCTATGAAAATGAATGGGTATAATGGTTTGTCAGAATGGGCAACAATATTATCCGTTTTTTCAAAAAAATAATATGCTAATTACATTTCCATTGAAAACAAAGAATCATGTCATTTTTATCAAAATTAGAACTCGACGGTAATATATATACTATTCTCGAATGCCAATACAGGTTTACTCAGCCAGTAGATAGTACAGGAAAGCCAAAAGGAATTCCTAAAGGTGGTGAAATCATGATCCGTATCGAAAGTACAGGCAATCCGGAACTTTTGAACTGGATGCTGGATCATCAGCAGGTAAAAAACGGGAAAATCATTTTCTACCGGCGGGATGCAATGAGCAAACTACAGGAATTGGTTTTTGAAAAAGCATACTGCATTGAATTTTCTGAACGCTTCAATGCCGGCAACGAAGAACCATTACAGATAGAAATGCATCTCATTGCAAAAAAGTTTAATATAAATGGTGCTATTCACGAAAAAATGTGGCGCGACTAAAGCAATGAATTCTGGTGCGTAAAGTATACGCCATCAACCAAAATACAAATATGGAAAATACAGATTTTAATAATAGCTTGGTCTTCAGTACCTCACGTTCCTTTAAAGAATGGCTTCAGGATCCTTCCAACCCGATAGTCTATTGCCTGCTTACCCTTGACGGTAAAGAATTTCTAGCCAGAAACAGCTATTCGGTGGAACTTCACCAGAAAACAGCAGATCATGATCATTTTATTATTACAGTCCCGGATGATGCATTAGATAGCTTTGAAGGATATGTCATGGAAAAGTCTAAAAACCTTCTTGGAAAAAATGTAGGGATCGCTTACTGGCGTTTCGGGAAAATCAGACAGTCTTTTTCAGGAATTATCACCGGAATTAAAAATATGAAAGATGAAGGGGGAGGATATGGAAACCTGATCATTACGGGCAGTTCACCGGGAATCTTACTGGAAAACGGAAAAGATTGTCAAAGTTTTGAAGATAAAACACTGGAAGAAATTATCATGCAGGTTACAGAAGATTATCCTCAGGAAGTTAAAATAAAAGTTGATCTTCCCAATACCAAACACGCCTTGCCATATACCGTACAATATGCGGAGTCAGATTATAATTTCATCCGGAGACTTGCCAGAAGGTACGGTGAATTTTTCTATTACAATGGAGAGGAATTAATTTTCGGAACATCTACACAGCCTCTTATTGACCTTGCCGAAAATGTTGATCTTATCAGTGTTGAATTCGATCTGAAAATAGATGCTCAGGATTTTAGCTATACGGCCTATGATATTTATAGGGGATCAAAGATGAAAAAAGACAGCAACAGTCTGAAATCTGAATTCAAGGAGAATATTTTTCAGACAATCGCTGTAAATACATCCGGAAAGATATTTCAAAAAAAACCGAAAATGTTTTTCAGTCATACAGGAATTGGTGAGAATTCGGAAAAAGAGCTTGAAGAGGCAATTTTAAGGGAAAAAGAACGAAGGGAAAATCTGGTGCTTGTAAAAGGAAAGAGTAGAGATCCGGAACTGAAAATTGGAGGAAGAGCAAGGCTGGCTGATATCAACGGAAAAGCGATGGAAACCTACCGAATCATAGATATTAAACATATTCATGAAGGTGGTGATGATTATTATAATGAGTTTGTGGGGATCCCGGATTTGTTTAATGCCGCACCTTATATAGATACGGAAGCTGTACCAAGAAGTAGTGAACAGCCTGCGAGAGTTTTAGACAACAATGATCCAATGGGAATGGGTAGGATTCGCGTACAGTTCCCATGGCAGGAAGACAAAAACCAGAAGGCCCCATGGATCAGAATGGTACAGCCTCACTCAGGATCCGGAAAAGGATTTCATTTTATTCCGGAAACTGGCGAGGAAGTGCTCGTTGGTTTTGAGGGCGGAAATGCGGAAAAGCCTTTCGTGATAGGAACGCATTATAATGGTAGTGAAATCAGCTCTTATCATACTTCAGGAAATGATAAGAAAGTTATTCATACCCGAAGCGGAACCAAGATTGTTTTAAATGATGCTGAAGGAAGCATTTTTATAGAAGACCCGAGTGGAAATACTTATTTGATGGATGGGAAGGGAAATATTAATGTGAATGCACCGAATGACATGAATTTTACGGTAGGAAAAAACCTGAACATTAATGTTGGAGAAAATATGACTATAAGTGTGGGTCAAAATATTTCTACAAATGCAGGAAATAACATTGGGGTTACTGCTGGTAATGACATTATAGAAACGGCAACGGGAAATAGAATGGAAATGTCAGATAATAGAACGGAAATAGTACAAAAAGACTATACCAGACAATCTGATACTTCAGACATCTTTGCGAAAAAAATAACAGCCATTAGTTCTGAAGAAGATATTTTGATACAGAGTGCAAAAACTGTGCATATGAATAGTGGAGAAAAAGGAACTAATCATTAACCAAGAATATTATGGCTATTATAAAGCAAGCAAAAAGCATAAAAATAGTAACATCCAAAAAGGATATTGTTATGACAGAAAATTTGGGTATTTCAACTCAAAAAAAAATGACTTTTGATGCCATTGAAGATAATTTGGAGTTCAACTCTGTGAAAAAAATAAAAGCAGATGGGCGGGATTAGTTATGGTAATTGGTCTTCAATTAAAAGAGAAATATTTCCTACTTCCGTAAATTTTGAATGCTCTAAAATTATAGAATATAATATTGCTCTTAATGAAACGAGAGAGGTTAAATTTAAAGTAGGTGGGAAAAATGACGATGAAAAAAGAGAAATAGAATTTGAACTGAATAATTCTAATATTTCTTTGTCTACATCAAAATGGAATGCTGAAAATGAATGGATTTTAAAAACTAAAATAACAGCTAAAGAGTTAGGAAATACTACAATTACAGTAAAAGCAGAAGGGAAAACACTTAACACTATAAAAGTAAAATGTGTTAATTATAAGGATGTGTTTTCTAATGCGGAATCAAAAAGATTGATTGATGAGATACATTATATAAAACCAAAAGCCGACGCAGAAACAGAGCCTGAATATGATGAAAATTATTGTATGCAGGCGGCAGAAAGAGGCATATCAGAATTATTAAAAAATTATACCGATTTTTATTCTGTAGAAAGAGGAACGGATAAACATAGAAATCGAATTGGTTTTTCTGGTTTAACAGCTATAGACAGAGGAAATAAAATCAAAGCAAATGGTTATGTTTCAAATCAATTTGAATTTAATGATTATTCTATTGATCATACAAAAAGAAAATCCATTATAGATTCAGCAAATTATGGTAAAGTAAAATATGATATCATCAATTTTAATACAGGAGGTAAAAATAAATTATTCGGTTATTTTGAAAATATTATTAGTAATAAAATAGGATTTCATGTTTTTTATTTTACTGTTACAAATGGGTTTCATACTTTACTTTTATTAATTGACAATTCAAATCCTTGTGATGCCAAATATGCTATCTATGACCAACATGGCATTACCTCTTCTTCTGGAAACTTCAGTGATATTGCAGAAGGGATTAGAAAACAAACCAGTTGGACTTTTGCTAATACTTGCCTGAATAGGTTTAAATCAGGAAAATCTTCACAGTGGGATTCCACTAAAACAATATTATGGAAAATCCAAAGAAAGTAGTATTTTATTTTGTGTTACTAATTCTAATTTTTTCTTGTAAAGGACAGGAAAAAAATGATTTTATTCTAAAACGTAACGATGATATTTTTATTAAAGTCCCATTCTTATTGGGAGAAAGAAGAGGGGAAAATTTCTTTGTTGAAAATGACACCATTTTTTTTAAAACGGTAAAAATTAATGGTATTGAAACAGAAATTAAAAATAGTATTGATATTGAATCGTTTGCTTTAATTCCAATTAATATAAAGGAAAAAAAAGAAATAAATAATCCTTATTATTTAAGCAATCCTTTTTATAATTATTTCATAGATAGAAACCACATATATATATATAGAGATGATTTGCCAACTCCACAATTCTTTCAAATTGGAAAAGCAAAGGAATATAAAATACTAGGAGGGGCATATTTAAAAATAAACAATAAAATTTATTGGAGAGGAATTGAAGTTTTAAACGCAGATATAAATTCATTCAAAGTCGTTAATGTCCAAAGAAATAAATCTGAATGGCAGGCTTCAATAGGTATGGATAAGAAACATATATATTCTGGAGATAAGGTAATGCGTTATGAAGAATTTTCAAAACACTATTTTTTGAACAAGCAAATCCTTAGCTGGTGCAAACTTCATGATTGTAACATAAAATAAAGATATCATAAGAATTTATATGGGAGTTTTGGTTATATGCTAATGGCTCAGAAACAGAAGCTTTCGTGAAGGGAACGCCTTAACGTGAGCGAGACCTCCGACTAAAGTAAATTATTTAACAACATCAATAATGGAGATTAGCATTCTCAACTATTACGTCAGGAAAGGAGATACATTAGAATCTGTTGCCCGGGAAACAGGCGTCTCTGCCGAAGTATTGAAACGATATCATAATACCTACTGCAGCCTTGATGAGCTTATCGGACATGATCTTGACAATGTGCGTAAAATACTCATTCCTCCGCCTGAAAAGATCAGAGAACTGAGAGAAAATAACAGTATTGTTTCAAAACAGGAAATGCGTCCTTCGCATTATCTGTTCAAAAATTTCTATGCAGACAATTACAAAGTAAGTGAGCATTTTGAAAAACCGGGAACAGAAGGTTTAATAATAAGTTACGTCGTTTCAATAAATGTTCATAAGCTTGAAAATAAGGGATTTATAATCAAAACGAAAAGTTCTGAGTTTAAAAAAAATAATGAAGTTCCCGAAGATAAAATAAGCATGCTTTCAATATCCTGCATGAAAGCTCTTTATCCTGTCGCTTTTACTGTTCCTGCTCAGGGATCTATTTCCGGATTTTATGATTATAAAGAAATGATAAGAACATTCAGGAAGAAATTGCAGGACCCTGAAAATTTTTTTGTAGGTGAGATTTCTCAGGCTTATATTACTCAATTCAGGAATTATCTTGACAATGAAAAACTCCTGCTTGAAAAATTTCGCTCTACATTGCTTTATCAGTTCCTGTTCCCAAAAATGGAATGGTTTCATAAAAACCAATCTTGGGAAGAAAAATTATACATCATTCAAAATTCATTTCCTGTAACATGTTTGATGGAAGCTGAATACCATGATGAATCAGATGGTCATATTCTGACAATACTCCGCGGAAATATAAAAGACGGCTGCACCTTACAGGAATTGCTGGGAGGAAGGAAATTTCCCGAACATTCTGAAGAACCGGTTTCCGGGGAGATAATTTGTGAATATGAAAAGGAAAAGCATACAATGCAGCTTTTAAAAGCAAAAATCAAAATTATTTTGAAAAATAAGGATAAAATATACAGCACTCATAAATTAATTCTTCAGAGAAAAAATTAATTTATTAAATTTAATCAATCATAAAAACACAACATCCGATGAAAAAATATCTTATCCAGACAGGAGATTCCCTTTCATCCGTTGCAGAACGATTTTCTGTAAAAGATGCACAAACGCTTCGGAGTTTTCACAATACGCATTGTCCTCTGGAAGACTTATTGGGCTATGAACTGGTTCCGGGAAAGCAGCTTTTGATTCCTGAGGATGCACAATATCTCAAAGAAGATGAAAAAACTTCCGATACATTAAACGGCTATAGTGATAAAATCCTGTCCGAGGATAAAAAACAGGACTTACAGCAAAAAGAAGAAACCTCAAAAAAGCAAGAAAGCCAAAACAGCATAGGCCGTTCCGAATTGCACGACGGAAAATACTTTGTTGTACAGAAAGGAAGGTGTCAGTGCAATCAGGGTTTTAAATA comes from the Chryseobacterium nepalense genome and includes:
- a CDS encoding DKNYY domain-containing protein, with the protein product MENPKKVVFYFVLLILIFSCKGQEKNDFILKRNDDIFIKVPFLLGERRGENFFVENDTIFFKTVKINGIETEIKNSIDIESFALIPINIKEKKEINNPYYLSNPFYNYFIDRNHIYIYRDDLPTPQFFQIGKAKEYKILGGAYLKINNKIYWRGIEVLNADINSFKVVNVQRNKSEWQASIGMDKKHIYSGDKVMRYEEFSKHYFLNKQILSWCKLHDCNIK
- the tssD gene encoding type VI secretion system tube protein TssD: MSFKAILEVAGKKYNILNVNYGLFQETDATGRPSTITRGGKVDVTVEGTGSTELFEWMTNSFERKDGKIVFFKRDSEATLKELKFTEAYLVKHKEKFDSVGENPLTESFTISARKIEMGSGAYENEWV
- a CDS encoding LysM peptidoglycan-binding domain-containing protein, with translation MEISILNYYVRKGDTLESVARETGVSAEVLKRYHNTYCSLDELIGHDLDNVRKILIPPPEKIRELRENNSIVSKQEMRPSHYLFKNFYADNYKVSEHFEKPGTEGLIISYVVSINVHKLENKGFIIKTKSSEFKKNNEVPEDKISMLSISCMKALYPVAFTVPAQGSISGFYDYKEMIRTFRKKLQDPENFFVGEISQAYITQFRNYLDNEKLLLEKFRSTLLYQFLFPKMEWFHKNQSWEEKLYIIQNSFPVTCLMEAEYHDESDGHILTILRGNIKDGCTLQELLGGRKFPEHSEEPVSGEIICEYEKEKHTMQLLKAKIKIILKNKDKIYSTHKLILQRKN
- the tssD gene encoding type VI secretion system tube protein TssD; translated protein: MSFLSKLELDGNIYTILECQYRFTQPVDSTGKPKGIPKGGEIMIRIESTGNPELLNWMLDHQQVKNGKIIFYRRDAMSKLQELVFEKAYCIEFSERFNAGNEEPLQIEMHLIAKKFNINGAIHEKMWRD
- the tssD gene encoding type VI secretion system tube protein TssD, whose protein sequence is MSFKTILEYAGTKRNVLSVEFGMLQETDKTGRPSSVARGGKIHLTVEGTGATDLFEWMTNSFERKDGSVKFIKRDSDATLKELKFKEAYIVKYTENFDASGENPLTETFVLSAKEIELGNAKHVNEWV
- a CDS encoding type VI secretion system Vgr family protein; the encoded protein is MENTDFNNSLVFSTSRSFKEWLQDPSNPIVYCLLTLDGKEFLARNSYSVELHQKTADHDHFIITVPDDALDSFEGYVMEKSKNLLGKNVGIAYWRFGKIRQSFSGIITGIKNMKDEGGGYGNLIITGSSPGILLENGKDCQSFEDKTLEEIIMQVTEDYPQEVKIKVDLPNTKHALPYTVQYAESDYNFIRRLARRYGEFFYYNGEELIFGTSTQPLIDLAENVDLISVEFDLKIDAQDFSYTAYDIYRGSKMKKDSNSLKSEFKENIFQTIAVNTSGKIFQKKPKMFFSHTGIGENSEKELEEAILREKERRENLVLVKGKSRDPELKIGGRARLADINGKAMETYRIIDIKHIHEGGDDYYNEFVGIPDLFNAAPYIDTEAVPRSSEQPARVLDNNDPMGMGRIRVQFPWQEDKNQKAPWIRMVQPHSGSGKGFHFIPETGEEVLVGFEGGNAEKPFVIGTHYNGSEISSYHTSGNDKKVIHTRSGTKIVLNDAEGSIFIEDPSGNTYLMDGKGNINVNAPNDMNFTVGKNLNINVGENMTISVGQNISTNAGNNIGVTAGNDIIETATGNRMEMSDNRTEIVQKDYTRQSDTSDIFAKKITAISSEEDILIQSAKTVHMNSGEKGTNH